The Candidatus Poribacteria bacterium genome includes a region encoding these proteins:
- a CDS encoding ketoacyl-ACP synthase III, which translates to MARHTAITGTGSYLPEGVLTNLDLEKLVDTSDEWIRQRTGIVERRIAEPDMATSDLCVRASRQAIKAADIDPLDVEMVIVGTATPDTFFPSTACYVQQGIGAKNACAFDLSAACAGFIYGLDLADGMIRSGRYQTILVVGGEVFNKILDWEDRNTCVLFGDAAGAAIVQGTDEEKGILASYIGSDGDYADTDLLGMPAGGTRLPASHETIDDRMHSIKMRGREVFKLGTRIMPEAAQRALDMAGLTVDDIDLLIPHQANIRIIEAVGERIGIDPEKVYINVDKYGNTSAATTIVALDEALRSGRVKPDDLVLLVTFGAGLTWGSTLIKI; encoded by the coding sequence GAAAAACTGGTCGATACTAGCGATGAATGGATTCGACAGCGAACTGGCATTGTAGAGCGACGCATTGCGGAACCTGATATGGCAACCTCGGATTTATGTGTTCGAGCTAGTCGCCAAGCTATTAAAGCCGCCGATATTGATCCGCTTGACGTTGAGATGGTCATTGTTGGTACTGCGACCCCTGATACATTTTTTCCTTCAACTGCATGTTATGTGCAGCAAGGCATCGGTGCTAAAAACGCTTGTGCCTTTGATCTCTCGGCAGCTTGTGCAGGGTTTATCTATGGACTTGACCTTGCTGACGGTATGATTCGGTCCGGACGTTATCAAACGATTCTAGTTGTCGGTGGAGAGGTTTTTAATAAAATTCTCGATTGGGAAGACCGGAATACCTGTGTTTTGTTCGGAGATGCGGCAGGTGCTGCAATCGTGCAGGGAACAGATGAGGAAAAAGGAATTCTGGCATCTTATATCGGATCTGATGGCGATTATGCCGATACAGATCTGTTAGGGATGCCCGCAGGCGGTACACGCCTTCCGGCAAGCCATGAGACCATTGATGACAGAATGCATTCGATCAAGATGCGTGGACGAGAGGTGTTCAAGCTGGGTACCCGTATTATGCCAGAAGCCGCTCAACGGGCGTTGGACATGGCAGGACTGACTGTTGATGATATAGATCTACTTATCCCGCATCAGGCGAATATCCGCATCATCGAAGCCGTGGGAGAGCGGATTGGGATTGACCCAGAAAAAGTGTATATCAATGTTGACAAGTACGGAAACACCTCTGCCGCCACTACAATCGTTGCGCTTGACGAAGCCCTCCGGTCCGGACGGGTTAAACCGGATGACTTAGTATTACTAGTTACATTTGGTGCCGGCCTGACATGGGGAAGCACTCTGATTAAGATCTAG